In Rosa chinensis cultivar Old Blush chromosome 1, RchiOBHm-V2, whole genome shotgun sequence, a genomic segment contains:
- the LOC112171125 gene encoding RING-H2 finger protein ATL66: protein MSTKDSSGPFHGHYTVLDDKEFQVKGRTLFFVVILFTVVLLVTVFLLYARWVCRYRPSNSPFSSHAPNAPPQKPRGLDAALIRGLPIILYQSSGNSEAAGCGECSICLGVFEDGEKVKVLPQCRHCYHSDCVDTWLSAQSSCPLCRTSLRSNSDDALQIVVQ from the coding sequence atgtcGACTAAAGATTCTTCTGGACCCTTCCATGGCCACTACACCGTCCTCGACGACAAAGAGTTCCAAGTAAAGGGCCGCACCCTCTTCTTCGTCGTGATCCTCTTCACCGTCGTCCTCCTCGTCACCGTCTTCTTGCTCTACGCGAGATGGGTTTGCCGCTACCGCCCCTCCAACTCACCTTTCTCTTCACACGCGCCGAACGCGCCGCCGCAGAAGCCGCGCGGCCTCGACGCTGCCCTGATTCGAGGCTTGCCGATAATCTTGTACCAGTCCTCCGGCAATTCGGAGGCGGCTGGCTGCGGTGAGTGTTCTATATGTCTCGGAGTTTTCGAAGACGGCGAGAAGGTTAAGGTTCTCCCTCAGTGCCGCCATTGCTACCACTCTGACTGCGTCGATACGTGGCTGAGCGCTCAGTCCAGTTGCCCGCTCTGCCGTACTTCTCTCCGGTCAAACTCCGATGACGCTCTGCAAATTGTCGTACAGTGA